The following coding sequences lie in one Haemorhous mexicanus isolate bHaeMex1 chromosome 10, bHaeMex1.pri, whole genome shotgun sequence genomic window:
- the SERPINE2 gene encoding glia-derived nexin isoform X2: MNWHFSLLFVLGTLMSVCSQFSFYPLEELSSDVGIQVFNQIVKAKPQDNVVVSPHGIASVLGVLQLGADGKTKKQLTTMMRYSVNAGSKEESQHHETSQLSPDHQQVLRGPPVVHRIQFENLCYGVGKALKKINRLIVSKKNKDIVTIANAVFAKSGFKMEVPFVTRNKEVFQCSVKSVDFEDPNAACDSINQWVKNETRGMIDQVVAPDDIEGSLTRLVLVNAVYFKGLWKSRFRPENTKKRPFYGADGKTYQVPMLSQLSIFRCGTTSTPNELWYNIIELPYHGEMISMLIALPTESTTPLSAIIPHISTKTIGSWMTTMVAKRVQVILPKFTAEAETDLKEPLQALGITDMFDQSKANFAKITRTEGLHVSNVLQKTKIEVSEDGTKASAATTAILIARSSPPWFIVDRPFVFFIRHNPTGTILFMGQINKP; encoded by the exons ATGAACTGGCACTTTTCGCTCCTCTTTGTTCTTGGGACTTTAATGTCTGTATGTTCCCAGTTCAGTTTTTATCCTCTGGAGGAGCTTAGCTCTGATGTTGGAATCCAGGTCTTCAATCAAATAGTGAAAGCTAAGCCTCAGGACAATGTTGTTGTTTCTCCTCACGGGATTGCATCTGTCCTGGGGGTGttgcagctgggagctgatgGCAAGACAAAGAAGCAGCTGACAACTATGATGAGATACAGTGTAAATG CTGGAAGCAAAGAGGAGAGCCAGCATCATGAGACCAGCCAGCTCTCCCCGGACCACCAGCAAGTGCTCCGTGGGCCACCAGTGGTCCACAGAATACAGTTTGAGAACCTCTGTTATG GAGTTGGTAAAGCCTTAAAGAAGATAAACAGGCTGATAGTCTcaaaaaagaataaagacaTTGTAACAATTGCTAATGCAGTGTTTGCAAAGAGTGGCTTTAAAATGGAAGTGCCTTTTGTTACAAGGAACAAAGAGGTGTTTCAGTGCAGTGTCAAGAGTGTGGACTTCGAGGACCCAAATGCAGCATGTGATTCCATCAACCAATGggtgaaaaatgaaacaaggg GTATGATTGATCAGGTTGTAGCACCAGATGATATTGAAGGCAGTTTGACCAGACTGGTGTTAGTCAATGCTGTGTATTTCAAGGGCTTGTGGAAATCACGATTTCGACCTGAAAATACCAAGAAGCGCCCATTTTATGGAGCTGATGGGAAGACCTACCAAGTTCCtatgctgtcccagctgtccatCTTCCGCTGTG GCACTACAAGTACCCCAAATGAGCTGTGGTACAACATCATTGAGCTGCCATACCATGGGGAAATGATCAGCATGTTGATTGCACTGCCCACCGAAAGCACAACGCCGCTCTCTGCCATCATCCCCCACATCAGCACTAAAACAATAGGAAGCTGGATGACAACCATGGTAGCAAAAAGAGTGCAGGTTATTTTACCAAA ATTtacagcagaagcagaaacagACTTAAAGGAACCTCTGCAAGCACTTGGTATTACAGATATGTTCGACCAGTCAAAGGCAAACTTTGCAAAAATAACAA GAACAGAAGGTCTTCATGTATCTAACGTTctgcaaaagacaaaaattgaAGTTAGTGAAGATGGAACCAAAGCTTCTGCAGCAACAA ctGCAATTTTAATAGCCAGATCATCCCCTCCTTGGTTCATAGTAGACAGaccatttgtatttttcatcCGGCACAATCCTACAG GTACAATCTTGTTTATGGGACAAATAAACAAACCTTGA
- the SERPINE2 gene encoding glia-derived nexin isoform X3: protein MNWHFSLLFVLGTLMSVCSQFSFYPLEELSSDVGIQVFNQIVKAKPQDNVVVSPHGIASVLGVLQLGADGKTKKQLTTMMRYSVNGVGKALKKINRLIVSKKNKDIVTIANAVFAKSGFKMEVPFVTRNKEVFQCSVKSVDFEDPNAACDSINQWVKNETRGMIDQVVAPDDIEGSLTRLVLVNAVYFKGLWKSRFRPENTKKRPFYGADGKTYQVPMLSQLSIFRCGTTSTPNELWYNIIELPYHGEMISMLIALPTESTTPLSAIIPHISTKTIGSWMTTMVAKRVQVILPKFTAEAETDLKEPLQALGITDMFDQSKANFAKITRTEGLHVSNVLQKTKIEVSEDGTKASAATTAILIARSSPPWFIVDRPFVFFIRHNPTGTILFMGQINKP, encoded by the exons ATGAACTGGCACTTTTCGCTCCTCTTTGTTCTTGGGACTTTAATGTCTGTATGTTCCCAGTTCAGTTTTTATCCTCTGGAGGAGCTTAGCTCTGATGTTGGAATCCAGGTCTTCAATCAAATAGTGAAAGCTAAGCCTCAGGACAATGTTGTTGTTTCTCCTCACGGGATTGCATCTGTCCTGGGGGTGttgcagctgggagctgatgGCAAGACAAAGAAGCAGCTGACAACTATGATGAGATACAGTGTAAATG GAGTTGGTAAAGCCTTAAAGAAGATAAACAGGCTGATAGTCTcaaaaaagaataaagacaTTGTAACAATTGCTAATGCAGTGTTTGCAAAGAGTGGCTTTAAAATGGAAGTGCCTTTTGTTACAAGGAACAAAGAGGTGTTTCAGTGCAGTGTCAAGAGTGTGGACTTCGAGGACCCAAATGCAGCATGTGATTCCATCAACCAATGggtgaaaaatgaaacaaggg GTATGATTGATCAGGTTGTAGCACCAGATGATATTGAAGGCAGTTTGACCAGACTGGTGTTAGTCAATGCTGTGTATTTCAAGGGCTTGTGGAAATCACGATTTCGACCTGAAAATACCAAGAAGCGCCCATTTTATGGAGCTGATGGGAAGACCTACCAAGTTCCtatgctgtcccagctgtccatCTTCCGCTGTG GCACTACAAGTACCCCAAATGAGCTGTGGTACAACATCATTGAGCTGCCATACCATGGGGAAATGATCAGCATGTTGATTGCACTGCCCACCGAAAGCACAACGCCGCTCTCTGCCATCATCCCCCACATCAGCACTAAAACAATAGGAAGCTGGATGACAACCATGGTAGCAAAAAGAGTGCAGGTTATTTTACCAAA ATTtacagcagaagcagaaacagACTTAAAGGAACCTCTGCAAGCACTTGGTATTACAGATATGTTCGACCAGTCAAAGGCAAACTTTGCAAAAATAACAA GAACAGAAGGTCTTCATGTATCTAACGTTctgcaaaagacaaaaattgaAGTTAGTGAAGATGGAACCAAAGCTTCTGCAGCAACAA ctGCAATTTTAATAGCCAGATCATCCCCTCCTTGGTTCATAGTAGACAGaccatttgtatttttcatcCGGCACAATCCTACAG GTACAATCTTGTTTATGGGACAAATAAACAAACCTTGA
- the SERPINE2 gene encoding glia-derived nexin isoform X1 codes for MNWHFSLLFVLGTLMSVCSQFSFYPLEELSSDVGIQVFNQIVKAKPQDNVVVSPHGIASVLGVLQLGADGKTKKQLTTMMRYSVNAAGSKEESQHHETSQLSPDHQQVLRGPPVVHRIQFENLCYGVGKALKKINRLIVSKKNKDIVTIANAVFAKSGFKMEVPFVTRNKEVFQCSVKSVDFEDPNAACDSINQWVKNETRGMIDQVVAPDDIEGSLTRLVLVNAVYFKGLWKSRFRPENTKKRPFYGADGKTYQVPMLSQLSIFRCGTTSTPNELWYNIIELPYHGEMISMLIALPTESTTPLSAIIPHISTKTIGSWMTTMVAKRVQVILPKFTAEAETDLKEPLQALGITDMFDQSKANFAKITRTEGLHVSNVLQKTKIEVSEDGTKASAATTAILIARSSPPWFIVDRPFVFFIRHNPTGTILFMGQINKP; via the exons ATGAACTGGCACTTTTCGCTCCTCTTTGTTCTTGGGACTTTAATGTCTGTATGTTCCCAGTTCAGTTTTTATCCTCTGGAGGAGCTTAGCTCTGATGTTGGAATCCAGGTCTTCAATCAAATAGTGAAAGCTAAGCCTCAGGACAATGTTGTTGTTTCTCCTCACGGGATTGCATCTGTCCTGGGGGTGttgcagctgggagctgatgGCAAGACAAAGAAGCAGCTGACAACTATGATGAGATACAGTGTAAATG CAGCTGGAAGCAAAGAGGAGAGCCAGCATCATGAGACCAGCCAGCTCTCCCCGGACCACCAGCAAGTGCTCCGTGGGCCACCAGTGGTCCACAGAATACAGTTTGAGAACCTCTGTTATG GAGTTGGTAAAGCCTTAAAGAAGATAAACAGGCTGATAGTCTcaaaaaagaataaagacaTTGTAACAATTGCTAATGCAGTGTTTGCAAAGAGTGGCTTTAAAATGGAAGTGCCTTTTGTTACAAGGAACAAAGAGGTGTTTCAGTGCAGTGTCAAGAGTGTGGACTTCGAGGACCCAAATGCAGCATGTGATTCCATCAACCAATGggtgaaaaatgaaacaaggg GTATGATTGATCAGGTTGTAGCACCAGATGATATTGAAGGCAGTTTGACCAGACTGGTGTTAGTCAATGCTGTGTATTTCAAGGGCTTGTGGAAATCACGATTTCGACCTGAAAATACCAAGAAGCGCCCATTTTATGGAGCTGATGGGAAGACCTACCAAGTTCCtatgctgtcccagctgtccatCTTCCGCTGTG GCACTACAAGTACCCCAAATGAGCTGTGGTACAACATCATTGAGCTGCCATACCATGGGGAAATGATCAGCATGTTGATTGCACTGCCCACCGAAAGCACAACGCCGCTCTCTGCCATCATCCCCCACATCAGCACTAAAACAATAGGAAGCTGGATGACAACCATGGTAGCAAAAAGAGTGCAGGTTATTTTACCAAA ATTtacagcagaagcagaaacagACTTAAAGGAACCTCTGCAAGCACTTGGTATTACAGATATGTTCGACCAGTCAAAGGCAAACTTTGCAAAAATAACAA GAACAGAAGGTCTTCATGTATCTAACGTTctgcaaaagacaaaaattgaAGTTAGTGAAGATGGAACCAAAGCTTCTGCAGCAACAA ctGCAATTTTAATAGCCAGATCATCCCCTCCTTGGTTCATAGTAGACAGaccatttgtatttttcatcCGGCACAATCCTACAG GTACAATCTTGTTTATGGGACAAATAAACAAACCTTGA